CAGCACCAGTTTCTCTATTAACATCATCCAGTCGAGGGCAAGTAAATGCATTGGTATCTGATTAATCTTTTTTGTTTGTTTTGTTGAAATCGTCGGAATGAGCCGGACCATCAATAAGACTCAGGTCTACATCAGGCCTGTTCACCTCACTCACATCGTGGATATCCATGAACATCCTCGGCTTACGGCCATCCATCACCGCCTCGAATGTTTCTTTCGGCTTTTGCATACCCACATAATGATTCAGTGATATTACAGACTGGCGGCTGATCTCCCTTGGCCCTTCAATCACCCAGTCGCTGGTTTTCTTTTTATCGAAACGGCATTCGTTACAGATCCAGTCTTCCACTTCACCCCACTGATCTTTGCGCGCAGTTACACGAAACACCTCTTCGCCACGATACCAGAGCGTTACCTTCCCACTGCACTTGGGACAATCGCAATGGGCGTTAACAGGCTTCAGGAACCATACCCTGTTTTTAAAACGGAAAGTTTTATCCGTAAGCGCTCCCACCGGGCAAACATCTATGACGTTACCGATGAAATCATTGTCGAGATTCTTTTCAATAAAAGTTGCTATCTGAGCGTGGTCGCCCCTGTCCAGTACACCATGTTCTCTTTTGTTGGTAAGCTGGTCGGCAGTAAATACACAACGGTAGCAAAGTATACAGCGGGTCATGTGCAGCTGTATGTATTGCCCCAGATCGTGCTTTTTAAAAGTACGGCGCTGGAATTCGTAACGGGTGCCGGCATTACCGTGCTCGTAACTCAGATCCTGCAAATGACATTCACCGGCCTGGTCGCAAACAGGACAATCCAGCGGGTGATTTATCAGCAAAAGCTCCACAACACCCGCACGCGCGTCAACAACACGCTCACTGGTGATATTCTTTACTTCCATACCATCCATCACCGTGGTCCGGCAACTGGCCACCAGTTTCGGCATCGGGCGCGGATCTTTTTCCGAACCTTTGCTCACCTCTACCAGGCAGGTACGGCATTTACCACCGCTGCCTTTCAGCTTGCTGTAATAACACATAGCCGGAGGAGCCACCTCACCACCAATTTTACGGGCCGCTTCCAGGATCGTTGTTCCCGGTGCCACCTCAATTGTGATGTTGTCGATTGTTACCTTAAATAGTTGTTGCTCTGACATAATAATATTTAAGCCGTTACTACTTCTAATGGATCTGCATAATGGGCCAGACCGTAATTGCTGGTTAAACACAGCTCCGGATTGTTCACATACCACTCAAACTCGTCACGGAAATGACGGATAGCCGCTGCTACAGGCCATGCTGCAGCATCACCCAGCGGACAAATGGTATTACCTTCAATCTTGCGCTGTATATCCCACAACAGGTCTATATCGCTCATCTTTCCTTTTCCTTCCAGTATTCTTTTCAGTATCTTTTCCATCCAGCCGGTGCCTTCGCGGCACGGACTGCACTGGCCACAGCTTTCGTGACGATAGAAACGTGCCAGCGTATAAGTATGTTTTACCACACTCTGATCTTCGTCAAGTACAATAAACCCACCGGAACCCATCATGGTACCAGACGCAAAACCGCCATCGGCAAGGCTCTCGTAGTTCATGTAACGGGTTTCACCCTTCGCTGTTTTAAACAGCTTGTTGGCAGGCAATATGGGAACAGATGATCCTCCGGGAATACACGCTTTTAAACGCTTCCCGTTACGGATCCCGCCGCAATATTCATCGGAATAAATAAATTCTTCCACCGAAATGGTCATGTCAATTTCAAAAACACCAGGCTTGTTGATATTACCGCAGGCAGAAATGAGCTTGGTGCCGGTCGATTTACCTACACCTATTTTAGCGTATTCTTCTCCCCCCATGTTAATGATAGGTACTACCGCCGCCAGGGTTTCTACATTGTTCACCACCGTAGGCCTGTCCCACAAACCTTTAACGGCCGGAAAGGGAGGCTTAATGCGGGGATTGCCGCGTTTACCTTCAAGCGATTCAATAAGCGCTGTTTCTTCACCACAGATATAAGCGCCGGCGCCACGCTGAACATATATTTCAAGGTCGAAACCTGTACCCAGAATATTCTTACCAAGCCAGCCGTTGGCTTTCGCTTCGGCAATAGCTTCTTCCAGAATATCGGGAATCCAGGCATATTCACCACGGATATAAATATAAGTTGCATTACTGCCCAGTGCATAAGAACTTACAATAAGTCCCTCAATAAGCAGATGCGGAAGAAACTCCATAAGGTAACGGTCTTTGAACGTACCAGGCTCACTTTCATCGGCATTACAAACAAGGTGGCGTGGCACACCCTCAGGTTTAGCAATAAAGCTCCATTTCATACCGGTAGGAAAACCTGCCCCGCCGCGTCCGCGTAATCCGCTTTTCTTCACTTCCTCTACAATAGCTTCGGGCCCCAGTTCCTTCAGCGCTTTTTCCACGCTGCGATAACCACCTTCCCGGCGGTACACCTCGTAACTACGGATGCCTTCTACATGTGCTTTATCGAGTAATAGTTTTATGCCCATATCAATATTTGGTCAAAAGTCTTGATTAGTTGTTAGCTGCCGCGTTAGACCTGCATTCGGCTATAATGGCATCTACTTTTTCCTTTGTCAGGTGCTCCCTGAAATGTTTCCCCAGCTGCATCATCGGAGCGTAACCGCACGCGCCCAGGCATTCCACTGTTTTAAGCGTGAACAGCCCGTCGGCAGTCGTTTCACCAGGTTTAATACCCAGCTTTTCTCCTATATATGCAATGATATCGTCGCTTCCACTCACCATACAAGGCCCCGTCTGGCAAACCTCGAACAGGTATTTGCCTACCGGCTTCAGGTTATACATGCTGTAAAAAGTAGCCACCTCATACACCTCAATAGGCTCCAGGCTTAAAAGCGAAGCCACATAATCCATCACGGGCACATCCAGCCAGTTGCCAAACGACTCCTGCGCCAGGTGCA
The Filimonas effusa genome window above contains:
- a CDS encoding 2Fe-2S iron-sulfur cluster-binding protein; translated protein: MSEQQLFKVTIDNITIEVAPGTTILEAARKIGGEVAPPAMCYYSKLKGSGGKCRTCLVEVSKGSEKDPRPMPKLVASCRTTVMDGMEVKNITSERVVDARAGVVELLLINHPLDCPVCDQAGECHLQDLSYEHGNAGTRYEFQRRTFKKHDLGQYIQLHMTRCILCYRCVFTADQLTNKREHGVLDRGDHAQIATFIEKNLDNDFIGNVIDVCPVGALTDKTFRFKNRVWFLKPVNAHCDCPKCSGKVTLWYRGEEVFRVTARKDQWGEVEDWICNECRFDKKKTSDWVIEGPREISRQSVISLNHYVGMQKPKETFEAVMDGRKPRMFMDIHDVSEVNRPDVDLSLIDGPAHSDDFNKTNKKD
- the nuoF gene encoding NADH-quinone oxidoreductase subunit NuoF, with translation MGIKLLLDKAHVEGIRSYEVYRREGGYRSVEKALKELGPEAIVEEVKKSGLRGRGGAGFPTGMKWSFIAKPEGVPRHLVCNADESEPGTFKDRYLMEFLPHLLIEGLIVSSYALGSNATYIYIRGEYAWIPDILEEAIAEAKANGWLGKNILGTGFDLEIYVQRGAGAYICGEETALIESLEGKRGNPRIKPPFPAVKGLWDRPTVVNNVETLAAVVPIINMGGEEYAKIGVGKSTGTKLISACGNINKPGVFEIDMTISVEEFIYSDEYCGGIRNGKRLKACIPGGSSVPILPANKLFKTAKGETRYMNYESLADGGFASGTMMGSGGFIVLDEDQSVVKHTYTLARFYRHESCGQCSPCREGTGWMEKILKRILEGKGKMSDIDLLWDIQRKIEGNTICPLGDAAAWPVAAAIRHFRDEFEWYVNNPELCLTSNYGLAHYADPLEVVTA
- a CDS encoding NADH-quinone oxidoreductase subunit NuoE family protein, giving the protein MIRFSDDKLAKVQEIIARYPEGKQKSALLPVLHLAQESFGNWLDVPVMDYVASLLSLEPIEVYEVATFYSMYNLKPVGKYLFEVCQTGPCMVSGSDDIIAYIGEKLGIKPGETTADGLFTLKTVECLGACGYAPMMQLGKHFREHLTKEKVDAIIAECRSNAAANN